TGCACAAATTTGGGAAAGAACTCTCCATTTAGTTCAAATGATTGAGCACCTCAATTGGTTTCTTCACTTCTCTTGGCAATGTTTCTTCTTTCAAGACTTTTGTCAATTGTTTGATTCTTCTTCAATCTTCTCTCCAATTCAATCCATTTGCTCATGCAAGTAAGGTGCTCACAATTATTTTCATGACCTTTAAGCCTAACACCAATATTTTTCCAGTCTTTAAATCCTTCATTGGCCAACTGAGTCTTGTTTCCTTCTTGCTTGAACAATTTGCAACAAAAGCAAAACACTCTATTCAGAGCCTCTGAGTATACTAGCCATTTTCTATCGTGTTTCTCTCCATTAGGTAAATGGCAAATGTAGTGCACAGAAGAGAAATGTCTACTCTTCTCGTCGCCATCCTTAGGAAAGTTAGCATCGCCATCTCTTCTTACGGGACCTCTTTCCACTAATAAGTCCCTTAATTTCTGATCAATCTTATCTCAATTACTTGGATCATCAATGTCTGAAGGTGCACATTCTACATTCAAGTCTTCGTTTTGATTTACCCCACTCAAATTTCCATTACTGCTCTCATTCATACATTGATAGGCTTCCTCACCCCTCACCCCTCCCCAAATCtccacattcttcttcttcattcaCCAAGTTTTCAGTAACACCTTTCACCAAATTTTCATGCTCTTCAACCGAgcttgctattttttttgttacttgaaAAGAACTTATCCATATCTCCATTTTGAGACTTAATTAATGCGATGGGTACTTTCTAGGAGGCATGATGCAcctaattgaaaaggaaaagaggCATTATAACTTAAGTAATGTATCTGCATACTTCCCAAATAATTGACTATAATACTATAACACCACAAAAGTTAAAGCTTATACTAAATAATCCATCAATATCAATACACGATTAGTTTAATATATGCAAATAATATTCAATACCCACACAAGCACATATGGGATGATATCCTCTCCAGTTACTGTCCGTACAGTCTACATTTTTTTCTCACATTATAGCATAGTCCTACCGGTAAGAGTATTCTTGTGGAATCCATACTTGCGAAACACCTCCCGCAACTTTCTCCGATAGTAATGAAAATTGGATTTAAGAGCCTTACTAGGAATTGGACCAGTCTATTTGGGCTTTTAAAAACCCCAACCCAGCATAACACTAACGACAATGATAACCTCAGCTCTACGGACGGAAAATAATATGTAAAAGGTGCATCAATATTcgagaaaaatat
This DNA window, taken from Rhododendron vialii isolate Sample 1 chromosome 8a, ASM3025357v1, encodes the following:
- the LOC131298715 gene encoding uncharacterized protein LOC131298715, producing MKKKNVEIWGGVRGEEAYQCMNESSNGNLSGVNQNEDLNVECAPSDIDDPMERGPVRRDGDANFPKDGDEKSRHFSSVHYICHLPNGEKHDRKWLVYSEALNRVFCFCCKLFKQEGNKTQLANEGFKDWKNIGVRLKGHENNCEHLTCMSKWIELERRLKKNQTIDKSLERRNIAKRSEETN